A stretch of Flexivirga aerilata DNA encodes these proteins:
- a CDS encoding glycoside hydrolase family 38 C-terminal domain-containing protein, whose protein sequence is MHDRRSLTEHRIERVLNERLKPAVHRRVGDLTVQAWHVDGGQGEPVAPSEAFAASYEPFAVGDQWGPAWGTTWFHVTGNAPAPDPAGPLEIVFDLGWADHSPGFQAEGLVYRPDGTTIKGLNPRNVWIPVPPGKAVDLYVEAAANPLILEIDPFRPTKLGEKTTAGDRPLYRLARAEVCVRDTQVWELVADIEVLDGLMRSLPEQDGWRMELQLGLDHALDVIDLQDVPGTAAAAREVLAPLLARTASQGAHKISAVGHAHIDSAWLWPVRETVRKVARTVSNVTNLLDTDDSLLFAMSSAQQYEWIERERPEVFARLVEHVKSGRFVPTGGMWVESDTNMVGGEAMARQFVMGQGYFREKFGITCSEVWLPDSFGYSAGLPQIVKQAGLTHFLTQKISWNQKNVFPHHTFQWEGIDGTRVFTHFPPVDTYNSDLSGRELAHAATNFRDKGAASYSLAPFGWGDGGGGPTREMLQRAARTQDLEGSAQVTVEAPSAFFAKAEADYPDAPVWAGELYLELHRGTYTSQAKTKAGNRRSEHLLREAELWAATAAVRGLADYPAEDLKRLWKVVLLQQFHDILPGSSIAWVHREAAENYAAVEAELEELIADRLALLAGDGDQPVTFNATPFDGAVPALSGAVAARGGDPVRVEETADGIVLDNGVVTVTIDRAGIVTGLLDQATRRDVVPAGERANLLQLHQDFPNMWDAWDIDEFYRNTVRDLTEIDDLRVDLADNGAAAVTVRRTFGDSSVVQTMVLQPGARQLDCSVDVDWHERETVLKAAVPIDVHAKEAAFETQFGHLVRPTHTNTSWDAARFEVCAHRFVHVAERDFGAAVVNSATYGHDVTRHESPDGGTYSTVRLSLLRAPRFPDPETDQGRHARSYAIVVAPDVSAAVEAGYRINLPARQVTGSPVEPLVRIGGEGTAAVEAVKLAEDGSGDVIVRIYEPLGARTRVTVEPGFEHTGARQVNLLEDDVEADGLTVEDGRITLSLRPFQLVTVRLSR, encoded by the coding sequence GTGCACGACCGCCGATCCCTCACCGAGCACCGCATCGAGCGCGTGCTGAACGAACGCCTCAAGCCGGCGGTGCACCGCCGGGTCGGCGATCTCACCGTGCAGGCCTGGCACGTCGACGGCGGCCAGGGCGAACCCGTCGCGCCGAGCGAGGCGTTCGCCGCGTCATACGAGCCCTTCGCGGTCGGCGACCAGTGGGGGCCGGCGTGGGGCACCACGTGGTTCCACGTCACCGGCAACGCGCCCGCGCCCGACCCCGCCGGGCCGCTGGAGATCGTCTTCGACCTCGGCTGGGCCGATCACTCCCCCGGCTTCCAGGCCGAAGGGCTGGTCTACCGGCCCGACGGCACCACGATTAAGGGCCTCAACCCGCGCAACGTGTGGATCCCGGTCCCACCGGGCAAAGCCGTCGACCTGTATGTCGAGGCGGCCGCGAACCCGCTGATCCTGGAGATCGATCCGTTCCGCCCGACCAAGCTCGGCGAGAAGACCACCGCCGGCGACCGGCCGCTCTACCGGCTGGCACGGGCCGAGGTGTGCGTGCGGGACACGCAGGTGTGGGAGCTGGTCGCCGACATCGAGGTGCTCGACGGCCTGATGCGATCGCTGCCCGAGCAGGACGGCTGGCGGATGGAGCTGCAACTGGGCCTGGACCACGCGCTCGACGTGATCGACCTGCAGGACGTGCCCGGCACCGCCGCGGCGGCCCGGGAGGTGCTGGCTCCGCTGCTGGCCCGGACCGCGAGCCAGGGTGCGCACAAGATCAGCGCGGTGGGCCACGCCCACATCGACTCCGCCTGGCTCTGGCCGGTGCGCGAGACCGTGCGCAAGGTGGCGCGCACCGTCTCCAACGTGACCAACCTGCTCGACACCGACGACTCCCTGCTGTTCGCGATGTCGTCCGCGCAGCAGTACGAGTGGATCGAGCGCGAACGGCCGGAGGTCTTCGCGCGGCTCGTCGAGCACGTCAAGAGCGGCCGGTTCGTGCCGACCGGTGGCATGTGGGTGGAGTCCGACACCAACATGGTCGGCGGCGAGGCGATGGCGCGGCAGTTCGTGATGGGTCAGGGCTACTTCCGGGAGAAGTTCGGGATCACCTGCTCGGAGGTGTGGCTGCCGGACAGCTTCGGCTATTCGGCCGGGCTCCCGCAGATCGTCAAGCAGGCGGGGCTGACGCATTTCCTGACGCAGAAGATCAGCTGGAACCAGAAGAACGTCTTCCCGCACCACACCTTCCAGTGGGAGGGCATCGACGGCACCCGAGTCTTCACCCACTTCCCGCCGGTCGACACCTACAACTCCGACCTGTCGGGTCGCGAACTTGCCCATGCCGCAACCAATTTCCGCGACAAGGGCGCTGCGTCATACTCCTTGGCGCCGTTCGGCTGGGGTGACGGTGGCGGCGGTCCCACGCGCGAGATGCTGCAGCGTGCGGCGCGCACCCAGGACCTGGAAGGGTCCGCACAGGTCACCGTCGAGGCGCCGTCGGCGTTCTTCGCCAAGGCGGAGGCCGACTACCCGGACGCACCGGTCTGGGCCGGCGAGCTCTACCTCGAGCTGCACCGCGGCACCTACACCAGCCAGGCCAAGACCAAGGCGGGCAACCGGCGGAGCGAACACCTGCTGCGCGAGGCCGAGCTGTGGGCCGCCACGGCGGCCGTCCGCGGCCTGGCCGACTATCCCGCCGAGGACCTCAAGCGACTCTGGAAAGTCGTGCTGCTGCAGCAGTTCCACGACATCCTGCCGGGCAGTTCGATCGCCTGGGTGCACCGCGAGGCCGCCGAAAACTACGCCGCCGTCGAGGCCGAACTCGAGGAGCTCATCGCCGACCGGCTCGCGCTGCTCGCCGGGGACGGGGACCAGCCGGTGACCTTCAACGCGACACCGTTCGACGGCGCGGTGCCGGCCCTGTCGGGAGCGGTGGCCGCGCGCGGCGGGGACCCGGTGCGGGTGGAGGAGACCGCCGACGGGATCGTGCTCGACAACGGCGTCGTCACGGTCACCATCGACCGCGCCGGCATCGTCACCGGGCTGCTCGACCAGGCGACCAGGCGCGATGTCGTGCCTGCGGGCGAACGCGCCAATCTGCTGCAACTGCACCAGGATTTCCCGAACATGTGGGACGCCTGGGATATCGACGAGTTCTATCGCAACACCGTGCGCGACCTCACCGAGATCGACGACCTGCGGGTCGACCTCGCCGATAACGGCGCGGCAGCGGTGACCGTACGGCGCACCTTCGGTGACTCCTCGGTCGTGCAGACGATGGTCCTGCAGCCGGGAGCCCGGCAGCTGGACTGCTCGGTCGACGTCGACTGGCACGAGCGCGAGACGGTGCTCAAGGCGGCGGTGCCGATCGACGTACACGCCAAGGAGGCGGCGTTCGAGACGCAGTTCGGTCACCTGGTGCGACCCACCCACACCAACACCAGCTGGGACGCCGCGCGCTTCGAGGTGTGCGCGCACCGCTTCGTCCACGTCGCGGAGCGGGATTTCGGTGCGGCTGTTGTCAATTCGGCCACCTACGGGCACGACGTCACCCGCCACGAGAGCCCCGACGGCGGCACCTACTCGACCGTGCGGCTGTCGCTCCTGCGGGCACCGCGCTTCCCCGACCCGGAGACCGACCAGGGCCGGCACGCTCGCAGCTACGCGATCGTCGTCGCCCCGGATGTCTCTGCCGCCGTGGAGGCCGGCTACCGCATCAACCTGCCGGCCCGGCAGGTCACCGGTTCGCCGGTCGAGCCGCTGGTCCGCATCGGCGGCGAGGGCACGGCCGCGGTCGAGGCGGTGAAGCTCGCCGAGGACGGCAGCGGCGACGTCATCGTGCGCATCTACGAGCCGCTCGGGGCACGCACCCGGGTGACCGTGGAGCCCGGTTTCGAGCACACCGGAGCACGTCAGGTGAACCTGCTCGAGGACGACGTCGAAGCCGACGGCCTGACCGTAGAGGACGGCCGAATCACGTTGTCGCTGCGGCCGTTCCAGCTGGTGACGGTGCGGCTGTCCCGGTGA
- the frr gene encoding ribosome recycling factor, producing MDGSIDDSLLEAEDKMEKAVEVAKEDFASIRTGRANAAMFNKLMVDYYGAPTPLQQLASFQTPEARTVLIQPFDKGSMANIEKALRESDLGVNPGNDGNVIRVVLPALTEERRKDYIKLARQKGEDAKVSIRNVRRKAKEDIDRAVKDGDIGEDEGSRHEKELEATTKKHVDAVDDLLKGKEAELLEV from the coding sequence ATGGACGGCAGCATCGACGACAGCCTGCTCGAGGCCGAGGACAAGATGGAGAAGGCGGTCGAGGTCGCCAAGGAGGACTTCGCCTCGATCCGCACCGGCCGGGCCAACGCGGCGATGTTCAACAAGCTGATGGTCGACTACTACGGTGCGCCGACCCCGCTGCAGCAGCTGGCGTCGTTCCAGACGCCGGAGGCGCGGACCGTGCTGATCCAGCCCTTCGACAAGGGCTCGATGGCAAACATCGAGAAGGCCCTGCGCGAGAGCGACCTCGGCGTCAACCCGGGCAACGACGGCAACGTGATCCGCGTCGTCCTGCCCGCGCTCACCGAGGAGCGCCGCAAGGACTACATCAAGCTCGCCCGGCAGAAGGGTGAGGACGCCAAGGTGTCGATCCGCAACGTGCGCCGCAAGGCCAAGGAGGACATCGACCGGGCGGTCAAGGACGGCGACATCGGCGAGGACGAGGGCTCCCGGCACGAGAAGGAGCTGGAGGCCACCACCAAGAAGCACGTCGACGCGGTCGACGACCTGCTCAAGGGCAAGGAGGCCGAGCTCCTCGAGGTCTGA
- a CDS encoding phosphatase PAP2 family protein: MSSLPNLMLTWRQALVVGCLLAAVWLLLRRRRPGLATFSREAAIVAWLFAIWQVLQQVTSDAGGDAIGRAEWIARVQSDLFLPNERTVQDLILGHSGLVRLANVYYASMHFTVMGIFLVWLYFRHHRRYPEVRTVLALSTLGCFVVQFFPVAPPRLLPGYVDTAELYGQSVYNAGFSVDNFGAMPSVHVLFAAVVGWYAWQVSTSPWRVLGPLHFAVTVFVVVATANHWWLDGVVAIAILIGCAWLRRAVLAAWRRRHRGTVVGPVAADASHVA, from the coding sequence TTGAGCTCGTTGCCCAACCTCATGCTGACCTGGCGTCAGGCGCTGGTGGTCGGCTGCCTGCTCGCGGCGGTGTGGCTGCTGCTGCGACGACGCCGTCCGGGGCTCGCGACGTTCAGCCGGGAGGCGGCGATCGTGGCCTGGTTGTTCGCGATCTGGCAGGTGCTGCAGCAGGTGACCTCCGACGCCGGAGGCGACGCGATCGGCCGTGCCGAATGGATCGCGCGCGTGCAGTCCGACCTCTTCCTGCCGAACGAGCGCACGGTGCAGGACCTGATCCTCGGGCACTCCGGACTGGTGCGGCTGGCGAACGTCTACTACGCCTCTATGCACTTCACCGTGATGGGAATCTTCCTGGTGTGGCTGTATTTCCGGCATCACCGCCGCTACCCGGAGGTGCGCACCGTGCTGGCGCTGAGCACGCTCGGGTGCTTCGTCGTGCAGTTCTTCCCGGTGGCTCCGCCACGGCTGCTGCCCGGGTATGTCGACACCGCCGAGCTCTACGGCCAGTCGGTCTACAACGCGGGCTTCTCGGTCGACAACTTCGGCGCGATGCCGTCGGTGCACGTGCTCTTCGCGGCGGTGGTCGGCTGGTATGCCTGGCAGGTGAGCACGTCGCCGTGGCGCGTGCTCGGGCCACTGCACTTCGCGGTCACGGTCTTCGTCGTGGTGGCCACCGCGAACCACTGGTGGCTCGACGGCGTGGTCGCGATCGCGATCCTGATCGGCTGCGCCTGGTTGCGGCGTGCGGTGCTCGCGGCGTGGCGTCGCCGCCATCGCGGCACCGTCGTCGGCCCGGTGGCCGCCGACGCCTCACACGTCGCGTGA
- a CDS encoding ABC transporter permease subunit: protein MSAEQHTNTPSVRRSRSWATAGRYFLLLLVAAISVGPILWELSTSLKSKAEDVYSQTPSLLPQHPTLDNFSEVARAVPIYHFAGNSVTVAVMQIVGNLLGATAAGYALAKLQFRGRKLIFGLFLSTLVLPAEATIISQFQTIVKLGLGDTLVGVALPGLIGAINVLLLRNAFMAIPEELDQAAIVDGANVWQRFRYIALPNVVGTLAIITILTFIGAWDDFLWPLLVLQSPDKLTLTVGLAYLQGTFVNDPRLVAAGAMIALVPILVIFAVLQRYFFRGVGEGAIKG, encoded by the coding sequence GTGAGCGCCGAACAGCACACGAACACCCCGTCCGTCCGGCGCAGCCGGAGCTGGGCGACGGCCGGTCGCTACTTCCTGCTACTGCTCGTCGCGGCGATCAGCGTCGGACCGATCCTCTGGGAGCTGTCGACGTCGCTGAAATCCAAGGCGGAGGACGTCTATTCGCAGACTCCGAGTCTGCTGCCGCAGCACCCGACGCTGGACAACTTCTCCGAGGTCGCGCGCGCGGTGCCGATCTACCACTTCGCCGGCAACTCGGTGACGGTGGCGGTGATGCAGATCGTCGGCAACCTGCTGGGCGCGACCGCAGCGGGATATGCGTTGGCAAAGCTGCAGTTTCGCGGTCGCAAGCTGATCTTCGGCCTCTTCCTGTCGACGCTCGTGCTGCCCGCCGAGGCGACGATCATCAGCCAGTTCCAGACCATCGTGAAGCTGGGTCTCGGCGACACCCTCGTCGGCGTCGCCCTGCCGGGGCTGATCGGCGCGATCAACGTGTTGCTCCTGCGCAACGCGTTCATGGCGATCCCCGAGGAGCTGGACCAGGCGGCGATCGTCGACGGCGCCAACGTGTGGCAGCGCTTCCGCTACATCGCGCTGCCCAACGTGGTCGGGACCCTGGCGATCATCACCATCCTGACCTTCATCGGGGCATGGGACGACTTCCTGTGGCCGCTGCTGGTGCTGCAGAGCCCCGACAAGCTGACCCTCACCGTGGGCCTGGCCTACCTGCAGGGCACGTTCGTCAACGACCCGCGGCTCGTGGCCGCCGGCGCGATGATCGCGCTCGTGCCGATCCTCGTGATCTTCGCGGTGCTGCAGCGTTACTTCTTCCGCGGCGTCGGTGAGGGAGCGATCAAGGGCTGA
- a CDS encoding phosphatidate cytidylyltransferase translates to MSEPSSRRAAREARSGTPDAPATARDEHNPTPRAGRNLYAAIGVGVLLGAIVIASLFIRKEIFVGLAMAASVIGTLELLRAMAHGRLHPPAVPTVAAAAVLPLVAYLWGAPALAFAVVAAVLAILVWRSFGSLEDMPSDVAAGALVTLYVPALVGFAMLLLDNADGAGRICVFIIVTICSDIGGYVVGVVAGKHPMAPSVSPKKSWEGFAGSVTACVVGGALTVWLILDGRWWVGALLGALAVVAATVGDLCESMIKRDLGIKDMSNLIPGHGGLMDRLDSLLLVVPVAWAVLTPLVAVK, encoded by the coding sequence ATGTCCGAACCCAGCTCACGCCGCGCGGCACGCGAGGCGCGTTCCGGCACGCCGGACGCGCCCGCCACCGCCCGTGACGAGCACAACCCCACGCCGCGCGCCGGTCGCAACCTCTATGCCGCGATCGGTGTCGGCGTGCTGCTCGGCGCGATCGTCATCGCCAGTCTCTTCATCCGCAAGGAGATCTTCGTCGGACTGGCGATGGCGGCCTCGGTCATCGGCACCCTCGAACTGTTGCGGGCGATGGCGCACGGCCGCCTGCACCCGCCGGCGGTCCCGACGGTCGCCGCGGCCGCGGTGCTGCCGCTGGTGGCCTACCTCTGGGGTGCCCCGGCGCTGGCGTTCGCGGTCGTGGCGGCGGTGCTCGCCATACTCGTGTGGCGGTCGTTCGGCAGCCTGGAGGACATGCCGTCCGACGTCGCCGCCGGGGCGCTCGTCACGCTCTACGTGCCCGCTCTGGTCGGCTTCGCGATGCTGCTGCTGGACAACGCCGACGGCGCCGGCCGCATCTGCGTGTTCATCATCGTCACGATCTGCAGTGACATCGGCGGGTATGTCGTGGGCGTCGTCGCCGGCAAGCACCCGATGGCACCGAGCGTCTCCCCGAAGAAGTCCTGGGAGGGCTTCGCCGGCTCGGTGACCGCCTGCGTGGTCGGCGGCGCGCTGACGGTCTGGCTGATCCTCGACGGTCGCTGGTGGGTCGGTGCGCTGCTCGGCGCGCTCGCGGTCGTCGCGGCGACCGTGGGTGATCTCTGCGAGTCGATGATCAAGCGCGACCTCGGGATCAAGGACATGAGCAACCTGATCCCCGGGCACGGCGGCCTGATGGACCGGCTGGACTCGCTGCTGCTGGTGGTGCCGGTCGCCTGGGCGGTGCTGACCCCGCTCGTTGCCGTGAAGTAG
- the pyrH gene encoding UMP kinase — protein sequence MTISPAPTETPQRVLLKLSGEVFGGGRIGLDPDVVRGVAEQIAEASRSGVEIAVVVGGGNFFRGAELQQRGMDRTRADYMGMLGTVMNCLALQDFLEKEGIDTRVQTAITMGQVAEPYIPRRAMRHLEKGRVVIFGAGAGMPFFSTDTVSAQRALEIKCDIVLIAKSGVDGVYTADPKQDPDATKLETVTFAEALAQNLRIVDAAAFSLCMDNDLPMRVFGMEGAGNITRALQGEKIGTLVSA from the coding sequence ATGACCATCAGCCCAGCCCCGACCGAAACCCCGCAGCGAGTGCTTCTCAAATTGTCCGGCGAGGTGTTCGGCGGCGGCCGGATCGGGCTCGACCCCGACGTCGTGCGCGGTGTCGCCGAGCAGATCGCCGAGGCCTCGCGCAGCGGGGTCGAGATCGCCGTCGTCGTCGGCGGTGGCAACTTCTTCCGCGGCGCCGAGCTGCAGCAGCGTGGCATGGACCGCACCCGGGCCGACTACATGGGCATGCTCGGCACGGTGATGAACTGCCTGGCCCTGCAGGACTTCCTCGAGAAGGAAGGCATCGACACCCGGGTGCAGACCGCGATCACCATGGGTCAGGTCGCCGAGCCCTACATCCCGCGTCGCGCGATGCGGCACCTCGAGAAGGGTCGGGTCGTCATCTTCGGCGCCGGAGCCGGGATGCCGTTCTTCTCCACCGACACGGTGAGCGCGCAGCGGGCGCTGGAGATCAAGTGCGACATCGTGCTGATCGCCAAGAGCGGGGTGGACGGGGTCTACACCGCCGACCCCAAGCAGGACCCCGACGCGACCAAACTGGAGACGGTCACCTTCGCCGAGGCGCTCGCCCAGAACCTGCGCATCGTGGACGCCGCGGCGTTCAGCCTCTGCATGGACAACGACCTGCCGATGCGGGTGTTCGGCATGGAGGGCGCGGGCAACATCACCCGGGCGCTGCAAGGTGAGAAGATCGGGACGCTGGTCAGCGCCTGA
- a CDS encoding LuxR C-terminal-related transcriptional regulator, with amino-acid sequence MQRPVSEFSPFTTTVLRAADRRLRACERGDAMTRYAACRAALCALASVDTFYIGHYLGPTTLSIPYCVDNKQFLSADVQQFGPHGMSAYILTGKVYRWAVDDGHRVRLGWDVGEHAVRDALVVPLRRSDRDEVIGMMAVESTTAGAFDDDFARAMEWLARALVWEMNQDREFAEDLGLYELYPELDSKQPRNELEQFRLLSGELERLRLSLQQLELPQSEEFAQQRRVLDDAREAGERLHLLLVDGHRASAGERPVADPESALTTRELEIATLIAADGLSNRQLATRLFISEKTVKVHVGNVLRKLGISQRSAIPFVLRQVHPSRDV; translated from the coding sequence GTGCAGCGTCCCGTGTCCGAGTTCAGTCCGTTCACCACCACGGTGCTGCGCGCCGCCGACCGGCGGCTCCGCGCCTGCGAGCGTGGCGACGCAATGACGCGCTACGCCGCCTGCCGCGCCGCCCTCTGCGCGCTGGCGTCGGTGGACACCTTCTACATCGGGCACTACCTCGGGCCGACGACGCTGTCGATCCCCTACTGCGTGGACAACAAGCAGTTCCTCAGCGCCGACGTCCAGCAGTTCGGGCCGCACGGGATGTCGGCATACATCCTCACCGGCAAGGTCTACCGCTGGGCGGTCGACGACGGCCACCGGGTGCGCCTCGGCTGGGACGTCGGCGAGCACGCCGTCCGGGACGCCCTCGTGGTGCCGCTGCGCCGCAGCGACCGCGACGAGGTGATCGGCATGATGGCCGTCGAGAGCACGACGGCCGGGGCCTTCGACGACGACTTCGCGCGCGCGATGGAGTGGCTCGCGCGTGCGCTGGTGTGGGAGATGAACCAGGACCGCGAGTTTGCCGAGGACCTAGGCCTCTACGAGCTCTACCCGGAGCTCGACAGCAAGCAGCCCCGCAACGAGCTCGAGCAGTTCCGTTTGCTCTCAGGGGAATTGGAGCGCCTTCGCCTCAGCCTGCAACAGCTCGAGCTGCCGCAGTCGGAGGAGTTCGCCCAGCAACGTCGCGTGCTCGACGACGCCCGTGAGGCCGGCGAGCGCCTGCACCTGCTCCTCGTCGACGGACACCGCGCGAGTGCCGGCGAGCGCCCCGTCGCCGACCCGGAGTCGGCGCTGACCACCCGCGAACTCGAGATCGCCACCCTGATCGCGGCCGACGGGCTGAGCAATCGCCAGCTCGCGACCCGGCTGTTCATCTCGGAGAAGACCGTCAAGGTGCACGTCGGCAACGTGCTGCGCAAGCTCGGCATCTCCCAGCGCTCGGCGATCCCGTTCGTGCTGCGCCAGGTGCACCCGTCACGCGACGTGTGA
- the rlmN gene encoding 23S rRNA (adenine(2503)-C(2))-methyltransferase RlmN gives MTDLPDPTRRPKPGELTFTAPRRGKPPQHLADFDEAGRKEAVEALGHKGFRAKQLSTHYFERFVDDAAEMTDLPAAGRAELVSAMLPRLMTPVRAVQADDGRTIKQVWRLFDGALVESVLMRYPHRVTMCISSQAGCGMNCPFCATGQEGLTRNLTTAEIVEQVVAGARMLRAGELAGGDEQSREQPLRVSNVVFMGMGEALANYRQAVNAIRRLTDPPPAGLGMSARGITMSTVGLVPAIDKLAAEGIPVTLALSLHAPDDELRNELVPINTRWTVDEALDAAYRYYEQTGRRVSIEYALIRDINDQAWRADLLGEKLSARGKGWVHVNPIPLNPTPGSKWTASRKGVEQQFVERLRAHGIPTTIRDTRGSDIDGACGQLAASTA, from the coding sequence GTGACCGATCTGCCCGACCCCACGCGCCGCCCCAAACCGGGCGAGCTGACCTTCACCGCGCCGCGGCGCGGCAAGCCTCCGCAGCACCTCGCCGACTTCGACGAGGCCGGCCGCAAGGAGGCGGTGGAAGCGTTGGGGCACAAGGGGTTCCGCGCCAAGCAGCTGTCGACGCACTACTTCGAGCGCTTCGTCGACGACGCCGCCGAGATGACCGACCTGCCGGCCGCGGGCCGGGCCGAGCTGGTCTCGGCGATGCTGCCGCGGCTGATGACACCGGTGCGCGCGGTGCAGGCCGACGACGGCCGCACGATCAAGCAGGTGTGGCGGCTGTTCGACGGCGCGCTCGTGGAGTCGGTGCTGATGCGTTACCCGCACCGGGTGACCATGTGCATCTCCAGCCAGGCCGGCTGCGGGATGAACTGCCCGTTCTGCGCCACCGGCCAGGAGGGGCTGACCCGCAACCTGACGACCGCGGAGATCGTCGAGCAGGTGGTGGCCGGCGCACGAATGCTGCGCGCCGGCGAACTCGCCGGCGGCGACGAGCAGTCCCGCGAGCAGCCGCTGCGGGTGTCGAACGTCGTCTTCATGGGCATGGGCGAGGCGCTCGCCAACTACCGCCAGGCGGTCAACGCGATTCGCCGGCTCACCGACCCCCCGCCGGCCGGTCTCGGTATGTCGGCCCGCGGCATCACCATGTCGACCGTCGGGCTGGTGCCGGCGATCGACAAGCTCGCCGCCGAAGGCATTCCGGTCACCCTGGCCCTGTCGCTGCACGCCCCGGACGACGAACTGCGCAACGAGCTGGTGCCGATCAACACCCGGTGGACCGTCGACGAGGCGCTCGACGCGGCATACCGCTATTACGAGCAGACCGGCCGGCGGGTGTCGATCGAGTACGCCCTGATCCGCGACATCAACGACCAGGCGTGGCGGGCGGACCTGCTGGGGGAGAAGCTCTCCGCGCGCGGCAAGGGCTGGGTGCACGTCAACCCGATCCCGCTCAACCCGACCCCGGGTTCGAAGTGGACGGCGTCCCGCAAGGGCGTCGAGCAGCAGTTCGTGGAGCGGCTGCGCGCGCACGGCATACCGACGACCATTCGCGACACCCGCGGCTCCGACATCGACGGCGCCTGCGGTCAACTGGCCGCCTCGACGGCCTGA
- a CDS encoding LOG family protein, which yields MPAKEIKTVEELRALLQAGRPLDHVRLQDLDLTEVEPQLLQVETFSGLVVMGGRVSSRLDQRLRLHGALVFPTDPEVPFDPWSARLYRPVELYAGLRAGGYPKTPDSRTYQWALAPETQRDAYATLLRAVHDDSVTDALFELVDGRSVVGVMGGHALERGTTPYADAARLGHRLAQTGRVVTTGGGPGAMEAANLGAFTEDSAALDDALAELAAVPTFRPSIDDWATIALAVREQLVGTAPPTRLRSLGIPTWFYGHEPPNVFVDWVAKYFSNALREDLLLRVCGSGIVVLPGAAGTVQEIFQIVTPLYYAAPGTPLPPLVLVDRTYWTETIPVWPALQALGRDRPMAEAVSLVDDISQAGDALLAATT from the coding sequence ATGCCCGCCAAGGAGATCAAAACCGTCGAGGAGTTGCGCGCGCTGCTGCAGGCCGGTCGGCCGCTCGATCACGTGCGGCTGCAGGACCTCGACCTGACCGAGGTCGAGCCCCAGTTGCTGCAGGTGGAGACCTTCTCGGGGCTGGTGGTCATGGGCGGCCGGGTGTCGTCCCGGCTCGACCAGCGCCTGCGGCTGCACGGTGCGCTCGTCTTCCCCACCGACCCCGAGGTGCCGTTCGACCCGTGGAGCGCGCGGCTCTACCGCCCGGTGGAGCTGTATGCCGGGCTGCGCGCAGGCGGCTACCCGAAGACCCCCGACTCGCGCACCTACCAGTGGGCACTGGCTCCCGAGACGCAGCGGGACGCCTACGCGACACTCCTGCGGGCGGTGCACGACGACAGCGTCACCGACGCGCTCTTCGAACTCGTCGACGGCCGCTCCGTCGTGGGCGTGATGGGCGGCCACGCGCTCGAGCGCGGCACCACCCCGTATGCCGATGCCGCGCGCCTCGGTCACCGCCTCGCACAGACCGGCCGGGTCGTCACCACCGGCGGCGGCCCTGGAGCCATGGAAGCGGCGAATCTTGGTGCCTTCACTGAGGATTCGGCCGCGCTGGACGATGCGCTCGCCGAGCTTGCGGCCGTGCCGACCTTCCGCCCGAGCATCGACGACTGGGCGACGATCGCACTGGCCGTGCGGGAGCAACTCGTCGGCACCGCTCCGCCGACGCGGCTGCGCAGTCTCGGCATACCGACGTGGTTCTACGGTCACGAGCCGCCGAACGTCTTCGTCGACTGGGTGGCGAAATACTTCAGCAACGCCCTGCGCGAGGACCTGCTGCTGCGGGTCTGCGGCTCCGGCATCGTGGTGCTGCCGGGAGCGGCCGGCACCGTGCAGGAGATCTTCCAGATCGTCACCCCGCTCTACTACGCCGCACCCGGCACGCCGTTGCCGCCGCTGGTGCTGGTCGACCGGACCTACTGGACCGAGACGATCCCGGTCTGGCCCGCGCTGCAGGCCCTCGGCCGAGACCGGCCGATGGCGGAGGCGGTCAGCCTGGTGGACGACATTTCGCAGGCAGGAGACGCGCTGCTCGCCGCAACTACCTAA